The DNA region CGGGcacaaaacaattttcaatgatttcccGCAGACCGCgaaatttttttgcttgttttgttttgctcttcTTCGTTCCTGTCACTTTTTCGTCACTCAAAAAAATCCACACGTAGATGCTACgtgaaaaatcacgtaacccCGAATTTCCCCTCCAAGTGCccgttttacgtgacacacgtaaaaataatgtgaaagtgttctggcaaaaaatgtgttcacgttgaagttacgtggAAATCCTTatagtatttttccactaggttTATTCATGTAgcttttatgtgttttgaaatgtaacaTCAACCAGACTCGGAGTGCGCCATTCTGTCAAATTTctacgtgattattttagtatgaaaattgatagCGAACGGCAAAGGCCTGCAACTGGAGTTGTTCTcgccaaatttattttaaaatggaaCAGATggtaagttaagttaagtttgattaattttaattacagctattttttttcttttttgcagaATCTGACCTCTGGAAGTAATCATCTTATTCCCAGCGGCCACTGGAATTCTGGCCCGTTTCAACCTTAGCGGCCGGTGTTACCGTGGTGCTCAACGCCACCGAAAATTGCACGGACAAGGCCAACGGGTTTAGCTGAGTGTTCTCCGGAGGATTTCGAGTCTAGATTGCACAACTCGTTCTTGGGCATCCCGCTGGTGGTCAGATCGAGGGTCAGATAGTCAGGCCGGATGCGTTGCGAACGTCGTCCTGGCCTTGAAACGGGTTCCCGTGTGCATCCAGGCAAGCAGAATCGGCTAACTAAACCCAAACGTCCTAGTGCTCAAGTACAAGAGTGAAGGCCAATTTCGACACAACCTAGTAGAAGGTAAAGAACAAGGCACTGGCCATCGGCGACGATTCTGCGAGCGGCAAACGGTGTTTCCGGAATATTCTAACAGTCTGATCTTTACAATGTttgtcatttattgaaaaataaaccaaGTTTGTGCAAATTGAACtaacatcatttttatttctattcgaaaaaataaaataaagtgaggCAAAACCGAAATCTACTACTACAAAAATCATATAACGTTTGCTAAAACAAACacgtagaaatcatcaattgatTCATTTAGCTTTTACGTGTGAAACACGTAGAATCGATGTGAAATGATCTGGCCAAGTCAATTCCGTTTCTACTTGAGTCATCTtgtagaagttacgtgaaaactttagtggaaaaataccacatagcttttcacgtaacaTCAACGTGAATGTTTTTTTGAGTGGTCGACGGTCGACCAACGACCAACAAATATGGTGAATCAAAATTATAGTTTCGTGCACGTAGGCAAATTTGAGTAAGTATTGTAAGTAATTTATTTCCAGCGTGTTTGCTAGAAGTTTAATGTCATGTTTTTTGGTCACCTTTCTTTGTTTATGCTTTGCCTGTGAAATTcagatttataaaattttaattctaaGTTTTGAAGTGTGTTGATCTGTATTCATAGTGCtttgataaaatttcaattctttaTCACAAGGGAAACAGCAAGGACCGGACTGAACTGTCGCCGGGTTTCTACCGTAATCGTCGGGACTGATCAATAGAAATTAGTATTTACCAGCAGATACGGGGTACGAATCTACTCCGGAAGGGACGAGTGATCGCGGCTGCCGATAACATTTTATAAATGCGCAGGCGATGAAGTGCCGTGGCCGAAAAAGCTTTGAAGACTTCAACCGTGGATCTTCGGATTCACCTGTGCTTAAGATGCATCTGGTACTGTCGTCAAGGGACCTCCCAGGACAGCACCGATAAGGAATTGGAGAAGATGCTGTTCAAGACAAGGTCACCGCTAGCAGACCAGCCAAAGCAATGGTGAAACCTGAAATCAAATCCCAACCACAAGATAATTGCCTGAATTTACGACATAATAATGTCCCCAACGCTTGCAATCTATCAGTGATTACCGTTTTTACCGATTGATGTTTGAATTACTAACGAGCAGGATGCACTGCTTTTTACAATGTCCTCCGACATTGTAACGTCGAAATTTGGTACGGAAACTTTTCCACTTCACTCCTCACCAAACAATAACAACATTTAACTGATTCCTTTTGCCAGCTGTCAATCGGCAAACAATCATGCAACTgaaatttacattgttttgtcaAAACACATTAGAATTTTTACATTACAAACTTGATTAcatgttttttaagttttcaaatttgtcacTTGCCAAAAACAAAACACGCAATTACATGGGATACACGCATTACGTTGAATTTCAGTTTACATGAACCCGCTTTAAGTGTGATTCAACACTTTACgatgaatttcaattttgaattaagcttatttacatgaaaaacatgaattcAGTgtcgtgtaattttacatttttttttctgtgcagtacAATGCGAACGATAAGCGGAGGTTTTATGCAACTGTCAACGGTGTAAGAAAGAAAGCGACGCCTTCCCCTGTTATGTGCAACGACAGGGAAGGTAACCTGTTGACAGATAAGACAGCGGTAGCGGCCAGGTGGAAGGAGCACTTTCAACAGCTGCTGAACGGTGAGATGCGAGAGGGAGTCGTTGAGGACAGGATGAACGTTGAGGATGATGGAATAGCTGTGGACCCGCCTACGTTGGAGGACGTGGAAAAAGCCGTAAAGGAGCTTAAGAACGCGAAATCCGCGGGAAAGGACGGACTTCCGGCCGAACTTTTCAAGCACGGGAGCGCGCGGATGATCGAGATTCTGCGCCAAATCGTCCAGCGAATTTGGTGCGAAGAACAGCTTCCGACCAACTGGTTAGACGGGCTCATCACCCCAATCTACAAGAAAGGGCAAAGACTCGATTGTGCCAACTATCGAGGCATCACAATCCTCAACTCAGCGTACAAAGTACTATCCCGAATCCTGTGGAGCAAGCTGAGACCGTTGACCGAGACCTTTGTCGGCGAATACCAGTGCGGTTTTCGAGCGGGTCGGTCAACAACGGACCAGATGTTCACTCTGCGACAAATCCTTGACAAGTTCCGGAAGTACAACCTGCAAACACACCAtttgttcatcgacttcaaAGCGGCGTACGATTCAGTCAAAAGAAATGAACTTTGGAAAATTATGCAAGAACACGGCTTTCCGGCTTAGCTAATAAGACTGATTCGTGCAACGCTCGACGGAGCAAAATCAAGCGTGCGAATAGCTAACGAGACATCTGAAGCTTTCGTTACGTTGGATGGATTGAAGCAGGGCGATGCTCTCTCGAACTTACTGTTCATCATAGCGTTGGAAGGTGCTGCTCGAAGGGTAGGCGTGCATAGAAACGGAACACTCATCACTAGATCGCACATGCTGCTTGGATACGCTGACGACATCGACATCATTGGTATCGACCGTCGTTCAGTGGAGGAGGCGTTCGTCCCTTTCAAGCGGGAAGCTGCGAAGATCGGACTGACCATCAACACTGCCAAGACCAAGTATCTGGTTGCTGGCAGAGCGCGTGGCAGTGCAGGTGATGGTGTT from Culex quinquefasciatus strain JHB chromosome 3, VPISU_Cqui_1.0_pri_paternal, whole genome shotgun sequence includes:
- the LOC119769036 gene encoding uncharacterized protein LOC119769036 gives rise to the protein MCNDREGNLLTDKTAVAARWKEHFQQLLNGEMREGVVEDRMNVEDDGIAVDPPTLEDVEKAVKELKNAKSAGKDGLPAELFKHGSARMIEILRQIVQRIWCEEQLPTNWLDGLITPIYKKGQRLDCANYRGITILNSAYKVLSRILWSKLRPLTETFVGEYQCGFRAGRSTTDQMFTLRQILDKFRKYNLQTHHLFIDFKAAYDSLIRLIRATLDGAKSSVRIANETSEAFVTLDGLKQGDALSNLLFIIALEGAARRVGVHRNGTLITRSHMLLGYADDIDIIGIDRRSVEEAFVPFKREAAKIGLTINTAKTKYLVAGRARGSAGDGVLEVEIDGERYEVVDEFVY